Proteins from one Algicella marina genomic window:
- a CDS encoding TraR/DksA family transcriptional regulator — MQDRNQIRARLERRMAELDGRLHRIEDTLEETPPRDFEDFATEREETEVLEGLGTAGQQEMRRIQAALDRLAAGLYGVCTGCGESIDEDRLAILPETPICRTCAKACS, encoded by the coding sequence ATGCAGGACCGAAATCAGATCAGGGCGCGGCTCGAACGCCGCATGGCTGAACTCGATGGCCGCCTCCACAGGATCGAGGACACTCTGGAGGAAACCCCGCCCCGCGACTTCGAGGATTTCGCCACGGAGCGCGAGGAAACGGAGGTACTTGAGGGGCTCGGCACCGCCGGCCAGCAAGAGATGCGCCGCATCCAGGCGGCACTGGACAGGCTTGCGGCCGGGCTCTACGGTGTCTGCACCGGTTGCGGCGAAAGCATCGACGAGGACCGCCTCGCCATCCTGCCAGAGACGCCGATCTGCCGGACCTGTGCAAAGGCGTGTTCATGA
- a CDS encoding DUF2161 domain-containing phosphodiesterase, producing MRETDLYAPVKAYLEGQGFEVKGEIGNCDVLARRGQEPPVVVELKLTFSLALVMQGTARQALFDDVYLAVPVSGAKGWKLRYKDVLRLCRRLGLGLLAVDVKTGRVTAHLDPGPYQPRRNGKRAGRLLREFERRVGDPVTGGVTGVKQVTAYRQSALRAAEFLAASGPARARDVAAATGFAQAGAMLRADHYGWFERVERGVYALTPKGVEGLAEYAEEVAALAAD from the coding sequence ATGCGGGAAACCGATCTCTACGCGCCGGTGAAGGCTTATCTGGAAGGTCAGGGCTTCGAGGTGAAGGGCGAGATTGGCAATTGCGACGTGCTGGCCCGGCGCGGGCAGGAACCGCCGGTGGTGGTGGAACTGAAGCTGACATTCTCGCTGGCGCTGGTGATGCAGGGGACGGCGCGGCAGGCGCTGTTTGATGATGTCTACCTGGCGGTGCCGGTGTCCGGCGCGAAGGGGTGGAAGCTGCGTTACAAGGATGTCCTGCGGCTGTGCCGCAGGCTGGGGTTGGGACTGCTGGCCGTTGATGTGAAAACGGGCAGGGTGACGGCGCATCTGGATCCGGGGCCGTATCAGCCGCGCCGGAATGGCAAGCGGGCAGGGCGGCTGTTGCGGGAGTTCGAGCGGCGTGTGGGTGATCCGGTGACGGGTGGCGTAACAGGCGTGAAGCAGGTCACAGCCTACAGGCAATCGGCGCTGCGGGCGGCAGAATTTCTGGCGGCCTCGGGCCCGGCGCGGGCGCGCGACGTGGCGGCAGCGACAGGATTCGCGCAAGCGGGAGCGATGTTGCGGGCCGATCATTACGGCTGGTTCGAGAGAGTCGAGCGTGGCGTCTATGCGCTGACGCCGAAGGGCGTGGAGGGGCTGGCAGAATACGCCGAGGAGGTGGCGGCGCTGGCGGCGGATTGA
- a CDS encoding ABC transporter permease: protein MRSVLPVLTVVAAILVIWYGAAVWLNSAWAQDRAARADVELSLGALVADTLSQDKPKLPAPHQVAVELWETVAEKNVTSKRSLVYHGWITLSATLLGFTLGTGLGILLAIGIVHDRAMNNSVMPWLIASQTIPILAIAPMIIVVLNSVGISGLLPKALISTYLSFFPVAVGMVKGLRSPDAMQLDQMRTWNASRSQAFAKLRWPSAMPYLFASLKIAVAAALVGAIVGELPAGAAGGLGARLLAGSYYGQTIQIWSALFAAAALAAVMVGLIGLVQRVVLARMGMVR from the coding sequence ATGAGGTCGGTCCTGCCCGTACTGACGGTTGTCGCCGCGATCCTCGTGATCTGGTACGGCGCGGCCGTCTGGCTGAACTCCGCCTGGGCACAGGACCGGGCGGCCCGGGCGGATGTGGAGCTGAGCCTCGGCGCCCTGGTCGCTGACACTCTCTCTCAGGACAAGCCGAAGCTGCCGGCGCCGCACCAGGTGGCCGTGGAACTGTGGGAGACGGTGGCCGAGAAGAATGTGACCTCCAAGCGCAGCCTTGTGTATCATGGCTGGATTACCCTGTCGGCGACGCTGCTTGGCTTTACGCTGGGCACCGGGCTCGGCATCCTACTGGCCATCGGGATCGTACATGACCGGGCGATGAACAATTCGGTGATGCCGTGGCTGATCGCGAGCCAGACGATCCCGATCCTGGCCATCGCGCCGATGATCATCGTCGTGCTCAATTCCGTCGGCATCTCGGGGCTGTTGCCGAAGGCGCTGATTTCCACCTATCTCAGTTTCTTTCCTGTTGCGGTCGGCATGGTGAAGGGCTTGCGCAGCCCTGACGCGATGCAACTCGACCAGATGCGGACGTGGAATGCGTCCCGCTCTCAGGCGTTCGCCAAGCTGCGCTGGCCGTCGGCGATGCCCTATCTCTTCGCCTCGCTGAAGATCGCGGTCGCGGCCGCGCTGGTTGGGGCGATTGTTGGCGAATTGCCTGCCGGAGCGGCCGGCGGGCTGGGCGCGCGGTTGCTGGCGGGCAGCTACTACGGGCAGACGATCCAGATCTGGTCCGCCCTCTTTGCCGCGGCGGCACTGGCCGCGGTGATGGTGGGGCTGATCGGGCTGGTGCAGCGGGTGGTGCTGGCGCGGATGGGGATGGTGCGATGA
- a CDS encoding ABC transporter substrate-binding protein, which produces MKRVLTGIMALGLSAGAAEAADELTLQLKWVTQAQFAGYYVALEKGFYEDADLDVEIKPGGPDIAPPQVIAGGGADVIIEWMPAALAAREKGLPLVNIAQPFKRSGMMLTCLKETGIESPEDFKGKTLGVWFFGNEFPFLSWMSQLGIPTEGGDEGVEVLKQGFNVDPLIQKQADCVSTMTYNEYWQVIDAGFTPDDLVVFNYTDQGVATLEDGIYTTEENVEDPEMADKLARFVAASMQGWEYARENPDEAADIVLEYDATGAQTEEHQRRMMREINKLTEGSDGTLDVSAAETTVDSLLSGGEAPVITKRPEGAWTDKITSMIE; this is translated from the coding sequence ATGAAACGGGTTTTGACAGGGATCATGGCGCTCGGGCTTTCGGCCGGAGCGGCGGAAGCGGCGGACGAACTGACGCTGCAGCTGAAGTGGGTGACGCAGGCGCAGTTCGCCGGCTACTACGTGGCGCTGGAGAAGGGGTTCTACGAGGACGCTGATCTCGATGTAGAGATAAAGCCGGGCGGGCCGGACATCGCGCCGCCGCAGGTGATCGCGGGCGGCGGGGCCGATGTGATCATCGAGTGGATGCCGGCGGCACTTGCCGCGCGCGAGAAGGGGCTGCCACTGGTGAACATCGCGCAGCCGTTCAAGCGCTCCGGCATGATGCTGACGTGCCTGAAGGAGACGGGGATCGAGAGTCCCGAGGATTTCAAGGGCAAGACGCTGGGCGTCTGGTTCTTCGGCAACGAGTTCCCGTTCCTCAGCTGGATGAGCCAACTCGGCATTCCGACCGAGGGCGGCGACGAGGGCGTGGAAGTCCTCAAGCAGGGGTTCAACGTCGATCCGCTGATCCAGAAGCAGGCGGATTGCGTCTCCACCATGACCTACAATGAGTATTGGCAGGTGATCGACGCAGGGTTTACCCCGGATGACCTCGTCGTTTTCAACTACACGGATCAGGGTGTGGCGACGCTGGAAGACGGGATCTACACCACCGAGGAGAATGTCGAAGATCCGGAGATGGCCGATAAGCTGGCGCGGTTTGTTGCCGCCTCCATGCAGGGGTGGGAGTATGCCCGCGAGAACCCCGACGAGGCGGCGGATATCGTGCTGGAGTATGATGCCACCGGCGCCCAGACCGAGGAGCACCAGCGGCGGATGATGCGCGAGATCAACAAACTGACGGAAGGGTCCGACGGCACACTGGACGTTTCGGCCGCCGAGACCACCGTGGACAGCCTGCTGTCCGGGGGAGAAGCACCGGTGATTACCAAGCGGCCGGAAGGCGCATGGACGGACAAGATCACTTCGATGATCGAGTGA
- the hydA gene encoding dihydropyrimidinase produces the protein MTTVIKGGTVVTADLTYKADVLVDGGKIIEIGEGLSGDTVLDATGCYVMPGGIDPHTHLEMPFMGTYSSDDFESGTRAALSGGTTMVVDFVLPSPDQSLLQAMDMWHNKSGRASCDYSYHMAITWWGEQVFDDMKTVVQEKGINSFKHFMAYKGALMVNDDEMYASFQRCAELGALPLVHAENGDVVAELQAKLMAAGNDGPEAHAYSRPPEVEGEATNRAIMIADMAGVPLYVVHTSCEEAHEAIRRARQNGKRVYGEPLIQHLTLDESEYANPDWDHAARRVMSPPFRNKKHQDSLWAGLAAGSLQVVATDHCAFTTEQKRYGVGDFTKIPNGTGGLEDRLPMLWTHGVGTGRLTPNEFVAVTSTNIAKILNCYPKKGAVLVGADADLIVWDPEAEKTIMASKQVSAIDYNVFEGKKVKGLPRYTLTRGFVAVEDGTLKAQEGHGEFVKREPFHAVNKALSTWKELTAPRKVERSGIPASGV, from the coding sequence ATGACAACGGTTATCAAGGGCGGCACGGTCGTCACGGCGGATCTCACCTATAAGGCGGATGTGTTGGTTGATGGCGGCAAGATTATCGAGATCGGTGAGGGACTTTCCGGCGATACCGTGCTGGACGCCACGGGCTGTTATGTAATGCCGGGTGGGATCGACCCACACACGCATCTGGAAATGCCATTCATGGGCACCTATTCGTCGGACGATTTCGAGAGCGGAACGCGCGCTGCACTTTCGGGCGGCACGACGATGGTCGTTGATTTCGTGCTTCCTTCGCCCGACCAATCCCTGCTGCAGGCGATGGACATGTGGCACAACAAATCGGGCCGCGCGTCGTGCGACTACAGTTATCATATGGCGATCACCTGGTGGGGCGAGCAGGTGTTCGACGACATGAAGACGGTGGTGCAGGAAAAGGGCATCAACTCGTTCAAGCACTTCATGGCCTACAAGGGTGCACTGATGGTCAACGACGACGAGATGTACGCCTCGTTCCAGCGTTGTGCCGAACTGGGCGCGCTGCCGCTGGTGCATGCGGAGAATGGCGACGTGGTGGCGGAGTTGCAGGCTAAGTTGATGGCGGCGGGCAATGACGGGCCGGAAGCGCATGCCTATTCCCGCCCGCCGGAGGTGGAGGGTGAGGCGACCAACCGCGCGATCATGATCGCCGATATGGCGGGTGTGCCGCTGTACGTGGTGCATACCTCCTGCGAGGAGGCGCATGAGGCAATCCGGCGGGCGCGGCAGAATGGCAAGCGCGTATACGGCGAGCCGCTGATCCAGCATCTGACGCTGGACGAGAGCGAATACGCCAACCCCGACTGGGACCATGCGGCACGGCGGGTGATGAGCCCGCCCTTCCGCAACAAGAAGCATCAGGACAGCTTGTGGGCCGGGCTGGCGGCGGGATCGTTGCAGGTGGTCGCCACCGATCATTGCGCCTTCACGACCGAGCAGAAGCGATACGGCGTGGGCGATTTCACCAAGATCCCGAACGGGACCGGCGGGCTGGAGGATCGGCTGCCGATGCTGTGGACCCATGGCGTGGGCACCGGGCGGCTGACGCCGAACGAATTCGTGGCTGTTACATCAACAAACATTGCCAAGATATTGAATTGTTATCCGAAAAAGGGCGCCGTTCTGGTGGGCGCAGATGCCGATCTGATTGTCTGGGACCCGGAAGCGGAGAAGACGATCATGGCGTCCAAGCAGGTCTCGGCAATTGATTACAACGTGTTCGAGGGCAAGAAAGTGAAGGGCCTGCCGCGCTACACGCTGACCCGCGGTTTCGTCGCCGTCGAGGATGGCACGCTCAAGGCGCAGGAGGGCCATGGCGAGTTCGTCAAGCGCGAGCCGTTCCACGCGGTGAACAAGGCGCTGAGTACGTGGAAGGAACTGACGGCACCACGGAAGGTCGAGCGTTCGGGCATTCCGGCGAGCGGGGTCTAG
- a CDS encoding endo alpha-1,4 polygalactosaminidase, producing MAIAIFLVIFMPTTETGPGQGEVALPPTGMPQEANVVPEATAATVVESEEATAKPPTLPSWDWQLSAPFAYDRVVDVMDVDPDSIVSSDVAALKERGTYLICYVSVGTLESYRHDANQFPAAVIGEIYGDWPDERFLDIREIDTLLPLMEARFRACRDKGFDAVEPDNLDVHFNDSGFPITAADSLAYAKALVMVAKGMGLAIGQKNVPDLVPDLVGEMDFAIAESCFEHVWCDKLQPYLDAGKPVYGAEFTNAELDWEAACSAATEMGISLILKDRDLSAAITRCP from the coding sequence GTGGCTATCGCAATTTTCCTCGTGATCTTCATGCCGACCACAGAAACGGGTCCGGGGCAGGGCGAAGTGGCCTTGCCCCCGACCGGCATGCCGCAGGAAGCCAACGTGGTGCCGGAAGCGACGGCGGCGACCGTGGTGGAGAGCGAAGAGGCAACTGCCAAACCGCCGACATTGCCGAGCTGGGACTGGCAACTCTCCGCCCCGTTTGCCTATGACCGCGTCGTCGATGTGATGGATGTTGATCCCGACAGTATTGTCAGCTCCGACGTTGCCGCATTGAAGGAACGGGGCACGTATCTGATCTGTTACGTTTCGGTCGGGACGCTGGAGAGCTATCGCCACGATGCCAACCAGTTTCCGGCGGCGGTGATCGGCGAAATCTACGGTGACTGGCCGGACGAGCGGTTCCTCGACATCCGGGAGATCGACACGTTGCTGCCACTGATGGAAGCACGGTTCCGCGCGTGCAGGGACAAGGGGTTTGATGCGGTGGAGCCTGACAATCTCGATGTGCATTTCAATGACAGCGGATTTCCCATCACGGCTGCCGACAGCCTTGCCTATGCCAAGGCACTGGTAATGGTCGCCAAGGGCATGGGACTGGCCATCGGACAAAAGAACGTGCCGGATCTGGTGCCTGATCTGGTGGGCGAGATGGATTTCGCCATCGCCGAAAGCTGTTTTGAACATGTCTGGTGCGACAAGCTCCAGCCCTATCTTGATGCGGGCAAGCCCGTCTACGGGGCCGAATTCACCAACGCTGAGCTCGATTGGGAAGCTGCGTGTTCGGCGGCGACGGAAATGGGCATTTCCCTCATCCTCAAGGATCGCGACCTTTCGGCGGCGATCACCCGCTGCCCCTGA
- a CDS encoding ABC transporter permease, protein MLIVAALAVWIAGWALNHWLARRRERWVPLISALIFGATLLLIWELLVRGLAVPAVILPPPSAIAARLADPATQGLLWGDFVQTFVKGALSGFVIGSGAAFVVAVVTDRSPFLQRGLLPVGNFVAALPIIGMAPIMVMWFGFGWQSKAAIVVVMVFFPMLVNTVAGLKETDALQRDLMRTYAAGYWQTLLKLRLPAAAPFIFNGLKIASTLALIGAIVAEFFGSPTRGMGFRISTEVGRLSLDMVWAVIAVAAVAGSAFYGGIALLERAATFWHPSQRER, encoded by the coding sequence ATGCTGATCGTGGCGGCCTTGGCTGTCTGGATTGCGGGCTGGGCGCTCAACCACTGGCTGGCGCGGCGACGGGAGCGGTGGGTGCCGCTGATCTCGGCCTTGATCTTCGGAGCGACGCTGCTGCTGATCTGGGAACTTCTGGTGCGGGGGCTGGCCGTGCCGGCAGTGATCCTGCCGCCGCCTTCGGCCATCGCGGCGCGGCTGGCGGACCCGGCGACGCAAGGTCTGCTCTGGGGCGATTTCGTGCAGACTTTCGTGAAGGGCGCCCTGTCCGGCTTCGTGATCGGCAGCGGCGCGGCCTTCGTGGTGGCGGTTGTCACCGACAGGTCGCCGTTTCTCCAGCGCGGCTTGTTGCCAGTGGGCAATTTCGTGGCTGCGCTGCCGATCATCGGCATGGCGCCGATCATGGTGATGTGGTTCGGTTTCGGCTGGCAATCCAAGGCCGCCATCGTCGTCGTCATGGTGTTCTTTCCCATGCTGGTGAACACGGTCGCCGGACTGAAGGAAACGGACGCGCTACAGCGTGACCTGATGCGCACTTATGCGGCCGGCTACTGGCAGACATTACTGAAGCTGAGGTTGCCGGCAGCGGCGCCGTTCATCTTCAACGGGCTGAAGATCGCATCCACACTTGCGCTGATCGGGGCGATCGTCGCAGAATTCTTCGGATCACCGACGCGCGGCATGGGGTTCCGGATCTCGACCGAGGTGGGGCGGCTTTCGCTCGACATGGTCTGGGCCGTGATTGCGGTGGCGGCGGTGGCCGGTTCCGCGTTCTATGGTGGGATAGCGCTCCTGGAGAGAGCGGCCACCTTCTGGCATCCTTCCCAACGGGAGAGGTGA
- a CDS encoding ABC transporter ATP-binding protein: MVESVVSARGLNLVFETGDGPVQALSDVNLEIGSGEFVSFIGPSGCGKTTFLRVVADLEQPTGGAVTVNGMSPEAARKARAYGYVFQAAGLYPWRTIGGNVALPLEIMGYSRAERAERVARVLELVELGGFAGKFPWQLSGGMQQRASIARALAFDADILLMDEPFGALDEIVRDRLNEELLALWARTGKTTLFVTHSIPEAVYLSTKIVVMSPRPGRIRDVIDSPLPKERPLEIRDTPEFIAVAHRVREGLRAGHD; encoded by the coding sequence GTGGTTGAAAGTGTGGTATCGGCACGTGGTCTGAACCTCGTATTCGAGACGGGAGACGGGCCGGTACAGGCGCTCTCCGATGTGAACCTCGAGATCGGCTCGGGCGAGTTCGTGAGCTTCATTGGCCCGTCGGGCTGCGGAAAGACGACTTTTCTGCGGGTGGTCGCGGATCTGGAGCAGCCGACCGGCGGTGCGGTGACGGTGAATGGAATGAGCCCGGAAGCGGCGCGCAAGGCGCGGGCGTATGGCTACGTGTTCCAGGCGGCGGGCCTGTATCCGTGGCGGACGATCGGCGGCAACGTGGCTTTGCCGCTGGAGATCATGGGATATTCCAGGGCCGAACGCGCGGAGCGGGTGGCGCGGGTGCTGGAACTGGTGGAACTCGGCGGGTTCGCGGGCAAGTTCCCGTGGCAGCTTTCGGGCGGCATGCAGCAGCGGGCGAGCATCGCGCGGGCGCTGGCGTTCGATGCCGACATCCTGCTTATGGACGAGCCCTTCGGTGCGCTGGACGAGATCGTGCGCGACCGGCTGAACGAAGAGTTGCTGGCACTATGGGCGCGGACAGGCAAGACGACGCTGTTCGTGACGCATTCGATTCCCGAGGCGGTGTATCTTTCGACGAAGATCGTGGTGATGAGCCCGCGTCCCGGGCGAATCCGCGACGTGATCGACAGCCCGCTGCCGAAGGAACGGCCGTTGGAAATTCGCGATACGCCAGAGTTCATTGCCGTGGCACATCGGGTGCGAGAAGGGCTGAGGGCGGGGCATGATTAG